One Saccharopolyspora erythraea NRRL 2338 genomic region harbors:
- a CDS encoding putative bifunctional diguanylate cyclase/phosphodiesterase, whose amino-acid sequence MYPEQSGGPHDHGVQASAAKVLAAEDMREYAIFSLDASGRVASWNAGAQRVKGYRSEEIIGKDFSVFYPHELAESGYPQWELEQAAQDGFFIDRGWRVRKDGSRFWAHVVITAQRSPDGVLDGFIKVTRDESTAQVREHSSRRQFTDLFELASTGIALFDDAGRLLDANVALTDLLACPLPQLRDKMDRDFLHPSDEGNGGLLPSTSPLRSPGGVGGPIPHRVLTTSEGEPVLCQVHSKASVDAEGGRSWLAIFHDVTEQVRRTEVLSFQATHDGTTGLLNRRGFEEVLSSLLSPEADGEVAVLFCDLDNFKRVNDALGHEAGDELLAAVADRLTTELPPKCTAARFYADQFVIVCPDVDAVGGSDALTKHVGNVFRMVVPLREWRVHVSASVGSTVVEDHGTSITEILRLAEAAMIENRFRSHGRLQLVQSSSRPAEPHTDQLTLEHHLREALADDRIDLHYQPIIDNDGAVVMAEALLRWSDPELGPVTPDVALGVAERGGLLTGLDRCVLRKALHTSVGLRRPDGRPIAVAVNLSGLHPDRPEFVEEVLAAVDEAGADPENLVLEMVETVLAELGPTPQRAVRRLVDAGVRFAMDDFGTGYSSLARLRELPTQILKLDRLFVGQVCFDPANLGITRAVAELARTMRRQCIAEGVENATQHHLLRAIGIDAYQGYYFSPPLPPDDFRDFLATTPIQTPQTLDPHSPEV is encoded by the coding sequence GTGTATCCGGAACAGTCAGGTGGTCCCCACGACCACGGCGTGCAGGCCAGCGCGGCCAAGGTCCTCGCCGCCGAGGACATGCGCGAGTACGCGATCTTCTCGCTGGATGCCAGCGGCCGCGTGGCGAGCTGGAACGCCGGTGCGCAGCGGGTGAAGGGCTACCGCAGCGAGGAGATCATCGGCAAGGACTTCTCGGTGTTCTACCCGCACGAGCTGGCCGAGTCCGGCTACCCGCAGTGGGAGCTCGAGCAGGCCGCCCAGGACGGCTTCTTCATCGACCGCGGGTGGCGGGTGCGCAAGGACGGCAGCCGCTTCTGGGCGCACGTGGTGATCACCGCCCAGCGCAGCCCCGACGGTGTGCTGGACGGCTTCATCAAGGTGACCAGGGACGAAAGCACCGCGCAGGTCCGCGAGCACTCGTCCCGGCGGCAGTTCACCGACCTGTTCGAGCTCGCCTCGACCGGGATCGCCCTCTTCGACGACGCGGGGCGGCTCCTCGACGCCAACGTGGCGCTCACCGACCTGCTCGCATGCCCGTTGCCGCAGCTGCGGGACAAGATGGACCGCGACTTCCTGCACCCGAGCGACGAAGGGAACGGCGGTCTGCTGCCCAGCACCTCGCCGCTGCGTTCTCCGGGTGGCGTCGGTGGGCCGATCCCGCACCGGGTGCTCACGACGTCGGAAGGCGAACCGGTCCTGTGCCAGGTGCACAGCAAGGCCTCGGTCGACGCGGAGGGCGGCCGCTCGTGGCTGGCGATCTTCCACGACGTCACCGAGCAGGTCCGCCGCACGGAGGTCCTGAGCTTCCAGGCCACCCACGACGGGACGACCGGGTTGCTCAACCGCCGGGGATTCGAGGAGGTTCTTTCCTCGCTGCTGTCCCCGGAGGCCGACGGCGAGGTCGCGGTGCTGTTCTGCGATCTGGACAACTTCAAGCGCGTGAACGACGCCCTGGGGCACGAGGCGGGCGACGAGTTGCTCGCGGCGGTGGCCGATCGCCTGACCACCGAGCTACCGCCGAAGTGCACGGCGGCCCGCTTCTACGCCGACCAGTTCGTCATCGTCTGCCCCGACGTGGACGCGGTCGGCGGGAGCGACGCCCTCACCAAGCACGTCGGGAACGTGTTCCGCATGGTTGTGCCGCTGCGGGAATGGCGGGTGCACGTCTCGGCATCGGTGGGCTCGACCGTGGTGGAGGACCACGGCACGTCCATCACCGAGATCCTGCGCCTCGCCGAGGCCGCGATGATCGAGAACCGCTTCCGCAGCCACGGGCGCCTGCAGCTCGTGCAGAGCAGCAGCAGGCCCGCCGAGCCCCACACCGATCAGCTCACCCTCGAACACCACCTGCGCGAGGCGCTGGCCGACGACCGCATCGACCTGCACTACCAGCCCATCATCGACAACGACGGAGCGGTCGTCATGGCCGAGGCGCTGCTGCGCTGGTCGGATCCCGAGCTCGGACCGGTCACGCCGGACGTGGCGCTGGGGGTCGCCGAACGCGGCGGCCTGCTCACCGGCCTGGATCGCTGCGTCCTGCGGAAAGCGCTGCACACCTCCGTCGGCCTGCGGCGCCCCGACGGGCGTCCCATCGCCGTGGCCGTCAACCTCAGCGGCCTGCACCCCGACCGGCCGGAGTTCGTCGAGGAGGTCCTCGCCGCCGTCGACGAAGCCGGCGCCGATCCCGAGAACCTGGTCCTGGAGATGGTCGAAACGGTCCTCGCCGAGCTGGGGCCGACACCGCAACGCGCCGTGCGCAGGCTCGTCGACGCCGGTGTGCGGTTCGCCATGGACGACTTCGGCACGGGCTACTCGTCGCTCGCCCGCCTGCGCGAGCTGCCGACGCAGATACTCAAGCTGGACCGGTTGTTCGTCGGCCAGGTCTGCTTCGACCCCGCGAACCTGGGCATCACCCGAGCCGTGGCCGAGCTGGCGCGGACAATGCGACGCCAGTGCATCGCCGAAGGAGTGGAGAACGCCACCCAGCACCACCTGCTCCGCGCGATCGGGATCGATGCCTACCAGGGCTATTACTTCTCCCCGCCGTTGCCGCCGGACGACTTCCGCGACTTCCTCGCCACCACGCCGATCCAGACGCCCCAGACCCTGGACCCGCACAGCCCGGAGGTCTGA
- a CDS encoding ABC transporter substrate-binding protein, with amino-acid sequence MRNCDRDVVVEEPPRRAVSLNQSTTEIMLSLGLQDRMVGTATWTEPVAPHLATANARVPRLAENTPSFEGVLATEPDIVLGAYHAVFTDQRVASRDRFEQLGVPTYLSPSNCLPEEAPLGRPTELDDIYREVREIATIFGVPERGEALVAQLRGRVAAAQARVAGLRSRDEQSVLFWFARTESPYVAGGTGSPAIMARALGVRNAYEDVASMWPQVGWEEVLSREPTVLVLGDLTRDQEGDSLKSKMDFLRGDPAVSQLEAVRRQDWIPMSGTALNVSMRTVDGIEALADKLVAMERQG; translated from the coding sequence ATGCGCAACTGCGATCGCGATGTCGTCGTCGAGGAGCCGCCGCGGCGTGCGGTGAGCCTCAACCAGAGCACGACCGAGATCATGCTCTCGCTGGGACTGCAGGACCGGATGGTCGGCACCGCGACCTGGACCGAACCCGTCGCACCGCACCTGGCCACGGCCAACGCGCGAGTGCCCCGGCTGGCGGAGAACACGCCTTCCTTCGAGGGCGTGCTGGCGACCGAGCCCGACATCGTGCTGGGCGCGTACCACGCCGTCTTCACCGACCAGCGCGTTGCCTCGCGCGACCGGTTCGAGCAGCTCGGCGTGCCGACCTACCTCTCGCCGAGCAACTGCCTGCCGGAGGAGGCGCCGCTGGGCAGGCCGACCGAGCTGGACGACATCTACCGCGAGGTCCGCGAGATCGCCACGATCTTCGGAGTGCCGGAGCGCGGGGAGGCCCTCGTCGCCCAGTTGCGGGGGAGGGTCGCGGCCGCCCAGGCCCGCGTGGCGGGGTTGCGGTCGCGCGACGAGCAGTCGGTGCTGTTCTGGTTCGCCAGGACCGAATCGCCTTACGTGGCCGGTGGCACCGGTTCTCCGGCGATCATGGCCCGAGCGCTGGGAGTGCGCAACGCCTACGAGGACGTGGCGTCGATGTGGCCCCAGGTCGGCTGGGAGGAAGTGCTGAGCCGGGAGCCGACGGTGCTGGTGCTCGGCGACCTCACCAGGGACCAGGAGGGCGACAGTCTCAAGTCCAAAATGGACTTCCTGCGCGGTGACCCCGCCGTGTCGCAGCTGGAGGCCGTGCGGCGGCAGGACTGGATCCCGATGAGCGGAACCGCGCTGAACGTCAGCATGCGCACCGTGGACGGGATCGAGGCGCTGGCCGACAAGCTCGTCGCCATGGAGCGGCAAGGGTGA
- a CDS encoding GGDEF domain-containing protein, whose translation MPLPRQTGTDAVPWRAVCDQAASPMTVLDMQGRFLYVNRALCRLLRCDADELVRNHRKYFIHPDDRDATDLLSDVIAAPSGEVCREFRCVRSDGAVIWLLLCASLIRDEGGRPVCVTTHAQDITERRESEARWQQTFTRAPIGMALLDTRGRWTEVNAALCRQLGYRGEELLAVEPSDLTYPGDDPTAAVADVVDGLKDTASLETCFRHKLGYPVWLFVRISAVHGPDGRAAYLVGQYEEIGDGRMTDDHLAHLALHDPLTGLANRVLLTDRLDQSLAELPRTGGALAVLLVDLDELKLVNDRHGHLVGDQLLMSAGDALLRAARPGDTVGRFGGDEFVVISRVADQQAAEALRRHVERFLHTEIDASGIRLPLRASVGLASTADPSASRTDLLHAADQSMYSRKHRSQGGAGEPSRSRANGA comes from the coding sequence ATGCCCTTACCGCGCCAAACCGGCACCGACGCGGTTCCTTGGCGCGCCGTCTGCGACCAGGCCGCGTCGCCCATGACCGTGCTCGACATGCAGGGGCGTTTCCTCTACGTCAACCGGGCGCTGTGCAGGCTGCTGCGTTGCGACGCCGACGAGCTCGTGCGCAACCACCGGAAGTACTTCATCCACCCCGACGACCGGGATGCCACCGACCTGCTCAGCGATGTGATCGCGGCCCCGTCGGGCGAGGTCTGCCGCGAGTTCCGTTGCGTGCGCTCCGACGGCGCGGTGATCTGGTTGCTGCTGTGCGCGTCACTGATCCGCGACGAAGGCGGCAGGCCGGTCTGCGTGACCACGCACGCCCAGGACATCACCGAACGGCGCGAGTCGGAGGCGCGGTGGCAGCAGACGTTCACCCGAGCCCCCATCGGCATGGCCCTGCTGGACACGCGGGGGCGCTGGACGGAGGTCAACGCGGCGCTGTGCAGGCAGCTCGGTTACCGCGGCGAGGAACTGCTCGCCGTGGAGCCTTCCGACCTGACCTATCCCGGCGACGACCCGACCGCCGCGGTCGCCGACGTGGTCGACGGACTGAAGGACACCGCTTCGCTGGAGACCTGCTTCCGGCACAAGCTCGGCTACCCCGTCTGGCTGTTCGTCCGCATCAGCGCCGTGCACGGGCCCGACGGCCGCGCCGCTTACCTCGTCGGCCAGTACGAGGAGATCGGCGACGGGCGCATGACCGACGACCACCTGGCCCACCTGGCGTTGCACGACCCGCTCACGGGGCTGGCCAACCGCGTCCTGCTCACCGACCGGCTGGACCAGAGCCTGGCGGAGCTGCCGCGCACCGGCGGTGCGCTGGCCGTGCTGCTGGTCGATCTGGACGAGCTGAAGCTGGTCAACGACCGGCACGGGCACCTCGTCGGTGACCAGCTGCTGATGTCGGCCGGGGACGCGCTGTTGCGCGCCGCCCGCCCCGGCGACACCGTTGGCCGCTTCGGGGGCGATGAGTTCGTCGTCATCAGCCGGGTGGCCGACCAGCAGGCGGCGGAGGCGCTCCGCAGGCACGTCGAACGGTTCCTGCACACCGAGATCGACGCGTCCGGCATCCGGCTGCCGCTACGCGCGAGCGTCGGGCTCGCGAGCACCGCCGACCCGTCGGCCTCCAGGACCGACCTGCTGCACGCCGCCGACCAGAGCATGTACAGCCGCAAGCACCGGTCGCAGGGTGGAGCCGGGGAACCGAGCCGGTCGCGGGCGAACGGTGCCTGA
- a CDS encoding ABC transporter ATP-binding protein — protein MTLEAHDVSWRLGGAVILDGITVEVESGATLGLLGPNGSGKSSLLRLLAGLRRPSSGSVLLDGAEIAGIGRRSLARRIALVEQETSTELDLTVAEVVALGRTPHRGAWAPASAADVEAVDDALARTDATALARRRWHTLSGGERQRVQIARALAQQPSELLLDEPTNHLDVAHQFALMELVRRLPVTAVVALHDLNLAASFCDALVVLRQGEVVAAGSPAEVLTEDLVRSVYGMDCEISRPDGRPHIRFVGTSSVPSG, from the coding sequence GTGACCCTCGAAGCCCATGACGTGTCGTGGCGACTCGGCGGCGCCGTCATCCTCGACGGGATCACCGTCGAGGTCGAGTCCGGCGCGACCCTCGGGCTGCTCGGCCCCAACGGTTCCGGCAAGTCCTCCCTGCTGCGGTTGCTCGCGGGTCTGCGCCGGCCGTCGTCGGGCAGCGTCCTGCTCGACGGTGCCGAGATCGCGGGCATCGGCCGTCGTTCGCTCGCTCGCCGGATCGCGCTGGTCGAGCAGGAGACGAGCACCGAGCTCGACCTCACCGTCGCCGAGGTCGTCGCGTTGGGCCGCACACCTCACCGCGGCGCGTGGGCGCCCGCTAGCGCCGCCGACGTGGAGGCGGTGGACGACGCTCTCGCCCGCACCGACGCCACCGCGCTGGCGCGACGGCGCTGGCACACCCTTTCCGGTGGGGAGCGGCAGCGCGTCCAGATCGCTCGCGCGCTGGCCCAGCAGCCGTCGGAACTGCTGCTGGACGAGCCGACGAACCACCTCGACGTCGCCCACCAGTTCGCGCTGATGGAACTGGTGCGGCGGCTGCCGGTGACCGCCGTCGTCGCACTGCACGACCTGAACCTGGCAGCGTCGTTCTGCGACGCGTTGGTGGTTCTCCGGCAGGGTGAGGTCGTCGCCGCGGGGAGCCCGGCCGAGGTGCTCACCGAGGATCTGGTTCGCTCCGTCTACGGCATGGACTGCGAGATCAGCCGCCCGGACGGACGTCCGCACATCCGTTTCGTCGGCACCTCCTCGGTGCCGTCCGGCTGA
- a CDS encoding helix-turn-helix transcriptional regulator, producing the protein MTGPAEPLIGQGDALAELEGLVREAGEHRCGFVVVSGAAGTGKSTLGRRLLARHEGPAWWATAAPWESRQPYGVVAQMLPDLDVGAGPVAVAERVADRLAASDGTTVAVVDDGHWADEESLQALASVVRHHPRARLLVVAFAVTGDPHASAATLELLPRIATAEIRLSPLTAAQVNELAAARGVVLHPSIAERLCHHTQGAARHIAQLLDEVPAATWTRFDPGLPAPAAVAARVRELLAGCSPTVRAFVEATAVLGPGTAVRDAALLAGVDDGLLTVLDEACATGLVRLAPRGLAEVGPADPMVRAAVLAALAPGRRSGLHRRAADLVDDPARKLRLLVAASPVPDPAVADRLDALATERASEGAWAEAASLLIDASRLTEDRLERESRISRAVDALIGAGDVSAAAALVPEVESLRETPLRNAVLGYLAVVRGRVAEAESRLGRAWSLVNAERDPDVAALICQRYVLHALVRCRAGELVTWADRAISLAGPDAPAAVEAAAIRGLGLAATGRAGQARRDYARLGERVRHGAQAQRVMMARGWLDLLTDAVDDARAELESAVPTTFLGGSTRISLWARAWLARAQLLAGAWDDAVRTVRDAAPLLERSGIVLTGPLLHWTEVTVHALRGEWEQAEQALLRCDAGPQDYEIMRVPTYLARAQVAEARADSAGVLRALHPLTQSWAGGGIDEPGHWPWHDMYAHALVLEGRHEEADEFLLPHERLAATREHASARARLAAARGRLLGAQGDPAAATTAFEQALELLEGLPLRYDHARVAFAYGQTLRRAGKRREADAVLTTARDGFAAMGAATYVERCDRELKAGGVHTLRAERAFNELTPQEEAVARLVARGLSNREAAAELFLSTKTVQYHLTRIYTKLGIRSRAELAALRSASEDPNRE; encoded by the coding sequence GTGACCGGACCCGCGGAGCCGCTGATCGGCCAGGGCGATGCCCTCGCCGAGCTGGAGGGCCTGGTACGCGAGGCCGGCGAGCACCGTTGCGGCTTCGTCGTGGTGAGCGGCGCGGCGGGCACGGGCAAGAGCACGCTCGGCAGGCGGCTGCTGGCCCGGCACGAGGGACCTGCCTGGTGGGCCACGGCGGCGCCGTGGGAGTCGCGCCAGCCCTACGGGGTCGTCGCGCAGATGCTGCCGGACCTCGACGTCGGGGCCGGCCCGGTGGCCGTCGCCGAGCGCGTGGCGGACCGGCTCGCCGCGTCGGACGGCACGACCGTCGCCGTCGTGGACGACGGGCACTGGGCCGACGAGGAATCCCTCCAGGCGTTGGCGTCGGTCGTCCGGCACCATCCGCGGGCCCGGCTGCTCGTCGTCGCGTTCGCGGTCACCGGCGACCCGCACGCCTCCGCGGCGACCCTGGAGCTGCTGCCGCGCATCGCCACCGCCGAGATCCGGCTGAGCCCGCTCACCGCCGCCCAGGTCAACGAGCTCGCGGCGGCGCGCGGGGTCGTCCTGCACCCGTCGATCGCGGAACGGCTCTGCCACCACACCCAGGGCGCCGCCCGCCACATCGCGCAGTTGCTGGACGAGGTTCCCGCCGCGACCTGGACGCGTTTCGACCCCGGGCTTCCGGCCCCCGCGGCCGTCGCCGCGCGGGTGCGCGAACTGCTCGCGGGCTGCTCGCCGACCGTTCGGGCGTTCGTGGAGGCGACCGCGGTGCTGGGCCCGGGCACAGCGGTGCGCGACGCTGCGCTGCTGGCGGGCGTCGACGACGGTCTGCTGACCGTGCTCGACGAAGCCTGCGCCACGGGGCTGGTCCGCCTCGCACCTCGCGGGCTGGCCGAGGTCGGTCCCGCGGACCCGATGGTGCGCGCCGCCGTGCTGGCCGCCCTGGCACCGGGCCGCAGGTCGGGCCTGCACCGCCGGGCGGCCGACCTGGTCGACGACCCGGCCCGCAAACTGCGGCTCCTCGTCGCCGCGAGCCCCGTTCCGGACCCCGCCGTCGCCGACCGACTCGATGCGCTGGCCACCGAGCGGGCGTCGGAAGGGGCATGGGCGGAGGCCGCGTCGCTGCTCATCGACGCGAGCCGGCTCACCGAGGACCGGCTGGAGCGCGAGAGCCGCATCAGCCGCGCCGTCGACGCGCTGATCGGGGCCGGTGACGTGTCCGCGGCCGCGGCTCTCGTGCCGGAAGTGGAGAGCCTGCGCGAAACGCCGCTGCGCAACGCGGTGCTGGGCTACCTGGCCGTCGTCCGCGGGCGGGTGGCGGAGGCGGAGTCCCGGCTCGGCCGCGCCTGGAGCCTGGTCAACGCCGAGCGCGACCCGGACGTCGCCGCGCTGATCTGCCAGCGCTACGTGCTGCACGCGCTCGTCCGCTGCCGCGCCGGCGAGCTCGTGACCTGGGCCGACCGCGCGATTTCGCTGGCCGGACCGGACGCGCCCGCCGCCGTCGAGGCCGCCGCGATCCGCGGGCTCGGACTGGCGGCGACGGGACGGGCCGGCCAGGCGCGCCGCGACTACGCGCGCCTGGGGGAGCGGGTCCGGCACGGAGCGCAGGCCCAGCGGGTGATGATGGCCCGCGGCTGGCTCGACCTGCTCACCGACGCGGTCGACGACGCACGCGCCGAGCTGGAGAGCGCCGTGCCGACCACCTTCCTCGGTGGTTCGACCCGGATCTCGCTGTGGGCGCGGGCCTGGCTCGCACGCGCGCAGCTCCTCGCCGGGGCGTGGGACGACGCGGTGCGCACCGTGCGCGACGCGGCGCCTCTGCTCGAACGCAGCGGCATCGTCCTCACCGGTCCGCTGCTGCACTGGACCGAGGTGACCGTGCACGCGTTGCGCGGTGAGTGGGAGCAGGCCGAGCAGGCGTTGCTGCGCTGCGACGCCGGACCGCAGGACTACGAGATCATGCGGGTCCCGACCTACCTGGCCCGGGCGCAGGTCGCCGAGGCGCGCGCCGACTCCGCGGGCGTGCTGCGGGCCCTGCACCCGCTCACCCAGTCCTGGGCCGGGGGCGGCATCGACGAACCCGGGCACTGGCCGTGGCACGACATGTACGCCCACGCCCTCGTGCTGGAAGGACGCCACGAGGAGGCCGACGAGTTCCTGCTGCCGCACGAGCGGCTGGCGGCCACGCGCGAGCACGCCTCCGCCCGGGCTCGGCTGGCGGCGGCACGCGGTCGGCTGCTCGGCGCGCAAGGTGATCCGGCCGCGGCCACGACCGCCTTCGAGCAGGCCCTGGAACTGCTCGAAGGGCTCCCGCTGCGCTACGACCACGCTCGTGTCGCCTTCGCCTACGGCCAGACGTTGCGCCGGGCCGGGAAGCGCCGCGAGGCCGACGCGGTCCTCACCACCGCCCGCGACGGCTTCGCCGCCATGGGCGCCGCGACCTACGTGGAGCGTTGCGACCGGGAGCTCAAAGCAGGCGGGGTGCACACGTTGCGCGCGGAGCGGGCCTTCAACGAGCTCACCCCGCAGGAGGAGGCCGTCGCGCGGCTCGTCGCACGCGGACTGTCCAACCGGGAGGCCGCCGCGGAGCTCTTCCTGTCCACCAAGACGGTCCAGTACCACCTGACGCGCATCTACACCAAGCTCGGCATCCGCTCCCGGGCCGAGCTCGCGGCCCTGCGCAGCGCTTCGGAGGACCCGAACCGGGAATGA
- a CDS encoding FecCD family ABC transporter permease: MIRTRAAWLVAGGLPVLALSIAVVLTLGPADISVGEVTEVVRARLGLGTTGVSRIAQGIVWELRMPRALLAAICGAGLGVCGAVLQSLLRNPLADPYLLGISSGASTGAVVVAVLGAGAGAIGLAAGAFAGALVAFVLVMALSALAGGGTSRVILAGVAGSQLFSALTSYIVMTSADAQQTQGVLFWLLGSLSGARWDDVALAGAVCVLGLLLCQSQAGALDAFAFGHDSAASLGVAVQRVRGLLLAGTALVTATLVATSGAIGFVGLVLPQAARFLVGTRHRALLPATAVLGAVLLVWVDALAGAVAAPQEVPVGVVTALVGVPAFAFLLVRKRGMS; this comes from the coding sequence GTGATCCGCACGCGGGCCGCTTGGCTGGTCGCGGGTGGCTTGCCCGTCCTGGCGCTCTCGATCGCGGTCGTGCTCACCCTCGGACCGGCCGACATCTCCGTCGGCGAGGTCACCGAGGTGGTCCGGGCGCGGCTCGGGCTGGGCACCACCGGCGTTTCCCGCATCGCGCAGGGCATCGTGTGGGAGCTGCGGATGCCCAGGGCGCTGCTGGCGGCGATCTGCGGCGCGGGTCTGGGAGTCTGCGGCGCGGTGCTGCAGTCGCTGCTGCGCAATCCGCTCGCGGACCCGTACCTGCTGGGGATCTCCTCGGGGGCGTCCACCGGCGCGGTGGTGGTCGCCGTGCTCGGAGCGGGTGCGGGCGCGATCGGGCTGGCCGCCGGTGCGTTCGCCGGCGCGCTGGTCGCCTTCGTCCTGGTGATGGCACTGTCCGCGCTCGCGGGCGGCGGCACGAGCCGCGTCATCCTCGCCGGTGTCGCGGGCAGCCAGCTGTTCTCCGCGCTGACCTCCTACATCGTCATGACCTCCGCCGACGCCCAGCAGACCCAGGGAGTGCTGTTCTGGCTGCTCGGTTCGCTGTCCGGGGCCAGGTGGGACGACGTCGCGCTCGCGGGCGCGGTTTGCGTGCTCGGGCTGCTGCTGTGCCAGTCGCAGGCGGGTGCACTGGACGCCTTCGCCTTCGGGCACGACTCGGCCGCTTCGCTGGGCGTGGCCGTGCAACGCGTTCGTGGGCTCCTGCTCGCGGGCACCGCGCTGGTGACCGCGACCCTGGTGGCCACCTCGGGAGCGATCGGATTCGTCGGACTCGTGCTGCCGCAGGCCGCCCGCTTCCTGGTGGGTACCCGGCACCGCGCGTTGCTGCCTGCCACCGCCGTGCTGGGGGCGGTCCTGCTGGTGTGGGTGGACGCGCTGGCCGGTGCCGTCGCCGCACCGCAGGAGGTCCCGGTGGGAGTCGTCACGGCGCTGGTCGGCGTACCGGCCTTCGCATTCCTGCTGGTGCGGAAACGGGGGATGTCGTGA
- a CDS encoding class I SAM-dependent methyltransferase, producing MHEDHYERLADSYDDTWAHGEAFLNWMTEQITSRLAPAPTDRVADVGGGTGLFCTQLAEASGVEQPILCVDSSAAMLANLPHDKRVTGVHASMEEIAVGSAVLPYAGLDAVLVKEAIHHARDPRRTLAGLAYLLRPGGRLLVVTLPPRLEYPLFAEALDRFAAAQPEPGDLAASLRHAGLDVDLTEARFQHRYGTERYLARIRRRCMSVLSTFDDDELERGIETIRAQHPGDVLRFTDRFAFVLGTRPAHESPPP from the coding sequence ATGCACGAGGACCATTACGAGCGGTTGGCCGACTCCTACGACGACACGTGGGCCCACGGCGAGGCTTTCCTGAACTGGATGACCGAACAGATCACCTCGCGGCTGGCCCCGGCTCCCACCGACCGCGTGGCCGACGTCGGAGGCGGCACCGGCCTGTTCTGCACGCAGCTCGCCGAGGCCAGCGGGGTCGAGCAGCCCATCCTGTGCGTGGACTCGTCGGCGGCCATGCTCGCCAACCTGCCGCACGACAAGCGCGTCACCGGCGTGCATGCCTCCATGGAGGAGATCGCCGTGGGCAGCGCCGTGCTGCCCTACGCCGGCCTGGACGCGGTGCTGGTCAAAGAAGCCATCCACCACGCCCGGGACCCGCGCCGGACGCTGGCCGGCCTGGCCTACCTGCTGCGCCCCGGCGGACGCCTGCTCGTGGTCACACTCCCGCCGCGCCTGGAGTACCCGTTGTTCGCCGAGGCGCTCGACCGCTTCGCCGCCGCACAGCCCGAGCCCGGCGACCTCGCCGCCTCGCTCCGCCACGCCGGTCTCGACGTCGATCTCACGGAGGCGCGCTTCCAGCACCGCTACGGCACCGAGCGCTACCTCGCCAGGATCCGCCGCCGCTGCATGTCGGTGCTGTCGACCTTCGACGACGACGAACTGGAACGCGGCATCGAGACCATCCGCGCGCAGCACCCCGGCGACGTCCTGCGTTTCACCGACCGCTTCGCCTTCGTGCTGGGCACTCGGCCGGCGCACGAGTCGCCGCCCCCGTGA